Part of the Suricata suricatta isolate VVHF042 chromosome 8, meerkat_22Aug2017_6uvM2_HiC, whole genome shotgun sequence genome, GATGGAAAGACAGGTTCAACAATGTAAGCACTTTATAGAATACTTATGTTTAATTTCTGATTCAATTATGCAAGCATTTCTTAGTCATTTATTGTGTACGAGGCACCAAGTGCACCACGGAAAATTCATCAGGACGCATCGCCAGCACTTTGTGGACAGGACAGTTTTTATCCTCAAGCTTTCCAGTGGCCAAAGGGAAACAGTGACGCATTTCATACGTTTGGGTTGACTGTTTTTGAGTATAAGGGTAATGGAAAGCATTCCATGTTGTCAAGAGCCTCTGAGATTTTCTCAacagtgagaaaatgaaattttggagATGGCTAGTCTGCAGAGGGAACCCCGAGCACTGTCATGTTAGGCGCTGGTGGGAGTCGGGAGAGAGCACAGGAATGTGAGCCTCACTCCTCTCCGCAACCCCCGCCATACACTCATTCTTTCACAGAATATAAATGAGTTAGCAATGAAACATTCAGAGTAAATAACTTCTTTTCTCATCAATGCATGAAGATAGAGTATCGGAGCCTTCTCACACTGTATTTTTAAGGGTATGGGGGGATTTTCAGGATACTGAGAACGTAGAGGTGGAGGAATTACAGCTTCAAATTTTCAGTTCATATAAGAAATCAGGAACCTCTGTTCATTCAGGCTATGCACCATGTGCATAGTCAAGAATCAGCAGAAACCCTCTGCATTTGCAAACACTTTgtgctataaaaagaaattttaaaaaagccacctgtatatgtatatatatatttaaagacatgAAGGTTTTGATACTTTTTTACAAAAACTACAAGAGAAAATGTACCTGTACAAACCATgtgttttaaaatagcattttgttcTCTACAGCCGCTGTTCATTTGGGGGTGAAGTACTGGTTTGCAGACTCCATCATATTGTACGCAAATGAATTTTCCTTGTTTGTCTTCCCCCCCACACCCTCGAATGACCGTATTTGATGTCACAGGCATGTTAGAATGTTGGACCCCACTAACTGTTTCCACTCTTTTTGTCTTGTCATTCCGGGTTTCATCAGCTTCTGTACCCAGTGCCCTCTGCAGTCTGGTTTCTGTTCCAGAAGCAAAGGGTGGTTTGCTGCATCTCACTAGCTGTACTGACATCATCTTGGTGAACGAAAAGCCAAATGTGAACATTTGTAAAATCAGTGCACTGTTTCTAGAGAgagattaaattcattttttaaaatctgaaaatattgtTTCATTGTGATGCTTTAATGGGGGGGGTGAACTATCATTGATTGAGTCCCTAATGTGTACCCAGTATTCTACACAAATTATTTTAGTCTTCAATAATCCTGTGAGATATAGGgctgccaggctggctcagttggtagagcatgcaactcttaatctcagggtcatgagttcaagccccatgttgggcatggcacttactttaaaaaaaataataagtttaaaaaggattttaaaagtgCTGTGAGATAAACACTATGAATATTACCATTctgattttatagatgaggaagtaaGTGAAGGAactgcctgaagtcacacagttaCATTTTGTATCCCCAAAGTACATGTAGCACACGTGGCCCTTCTGGACAAGTGGCATTCTCTGTCTTGATTTTCCTTCTCCGCCTCTTCACCAGGCTAACCCCTGTTTGTCCTTGATATTCCTTTTCGGACCATTCCTCCACAAATCCTTCTCCATTCTCTTAGACCGGACTCCTAGAGTTAGGTGTTCACGCTTCCACCACAACTTTGCCTATTTGCATGCCAATacttctgcccccacctccccttccatGCCGGTGAGATTGCTTTTACCAAGGTCACTCAGGACCTCCCTGATTATAATCTCATAAATACTTCCAGTCTTTGTCTTCCTTGACCCGGAAGCAGTATTTAACACTGTTGACGCTCCTTCTTGGATTACTCTTATTTTGGCTCACATGACACCATATTCCTTGTTTTTCCCTACTTCTTTGACCACATCTTAATCTCCTTTGCCCATCCCTCACGTTATGGTATTCTGTCTCAAATCCATCCACTTTTATTATCTCGACTGCCACTACCTGAGTACAGGCTACCATTATCTTGGATGATCATGATCATAGATTAACAACTAATCTgaacttcatatttttaattctttccattttccaatcTACAATATTGCagccagagtgattttttttttcctagaatggAATAGGTTGCATCACCACCACCCTCTCTACTTTCCTGCTTAAAGCTCTTCATCTGCTTCCCTTGCATTAAAATCCAATACCTTTGGGCTGTAGCCCACACGCCTTAATATGGCTTGTAAGCCATTTGGCCTCTGCCCTGTCTCCAACCTCATTACTATATGCACAACTTCATTCTGTATTCTAACCACACAGTTCTGGGCCCTGTATGGGGAACATTTCCTTCAGGAAGATATCCCTCAAGCCCCTAGACTGGATTAGGAGCCATCCTATGTGCTTCCATagtattctgtgtttcccctatTTGTAACCTCTAGTTCTACATAATAATTACTTGTATGCTCTTTAACTGCCTCCTCTGCCAGCTCTATAAAGGTCTGTCCTGCTCACTGTTGTATTCCTAGCACATAGCACAGTGAATGCGCATCGGAATTCAGGCACATCGAATACACAGACCTTATTCTTTCAGCTCTACCATGGGTCACTTTACAGCCTGATTTGAGTCCAGTATCCTTTAAATTTTctcaaaacttttattatttgccACATCTGCAGATGCCCAGATTCAGCagttacattataatttttataatttaattcttgGAAAATAACCTCATGGTAATTACCCAATATCTCTATATACTTAATTTCAATTACCACCTCAAgactgttgtgaggattcaaAGAACAAGCACTTATAAGTGGGTTCACATTTATTAGGTGCTTAATACCTGGtgattccctttttaaaaaatttttttaatgtttatttgtgagagagagagagagacagcgtgagcaggggaggggcagagagggaggcacagaatctgaagcaggctccaggctctgagctgtcagcacggagcccatccttctctttttttatacatTCCCTTGGTACCGCCTGTAtccagtgttttttcttttcttttttttttttttttaagaaaatgccttATGGTTTTATGGCAATTTACAGTTTGCAAAGtatttttccaatttcaaaaatattgtttCAGATCCCTACAAAAGTCCTGCCAGATGTATAACATGATTTtgctcatttgaaaaataaacttgagGTCCAAAAAGTTAATCAGTTCACCTCAGTCACAGTGAATCACAGTCATATGAGAATTATTTTAACACTAGCCTCCAGTGATGTTTCCCCATCACACACATTCTACTCTGCtgctgattatttttttcagttagaaAAGGAGTAATGGTAAGACTGGGAATGAGACGCAGAGATCCCTACCCGAATACAGAATAGTACACAGTCACAGTAGCCAGGCCCCAGGAATGATGCCCTCTCAGCACTGTCTCTAGAACTGATTTCATTACCTCCTCTGGCTGGAACTTAAATGAGCTAAAGCAGGCTTCTAATAATTAGAATTTTGATTGTCCTTTGCCTACTCAAAGAGGGAAATTTTTCCACAGCCAGAAAGCCTTCACTGAGATCAACCACTCGGGCCTGAAAAGACAAGGGCCTTTGGGGCATTTGCCCTCAAACGTGGCTTATCTGGGGtgctttgcaaaaacaaaacaaaacaaaacaaaacaaaatatataccaAGGTCCACCGTGAGAGACCTTGATTAACTGTTTTGGGGTGGGGctcaggcatcagtatttttagATGTTCCCAAATGACCCCAttgtgcagccagggttgagaattACTGCTGGGTAATAAGTGTATAGAAAACAAGAGTAGGAGATCAAATATTCAATTAAAGTTCTACTCACGGCACCTTCCCTAGAGACCAGTGAGGTAGAAAGgtaaaggtagaaataaaaagtattaagatATTAAATGGGATATAAGTTAGTTCCagggaaatggcaatctccaccGTGGATTCTGGAAAAGCGTCTCTGGGAACGGTTTTCTCGAACTGGTCCGTAAACAGCAAAATTTAGTTGGGAGCCAACTTTTGACACAGGTGCCATCGTGTGAATTCCGTGGAGTTCGGTCATTTTACCACGTTTTACTACCGAGACCTAGATCCAGAGACGGTGAACAACTTGTCTGATTTATGTGTAAGTCGAGCCTGGAACGGCGCAACCCGGAAGGGCGCGGCACTGGGGATGCTCAGCCCGAAGTCGAAACAAGGTCCCCAACCACACGCGCTGAGGAAACCCAAGAGGCCCTGGAGCTGCCACCATCCTCAAGCGTAGGAAAACCCTGGGGAGCGAGCCTTGTTCCCGCCTTTGGTtgagggggcggggctgcagTGGCCCCGCCTCCAGATGAAAGGAGCCTTGTTTCCACCCAGGAACCTGCCACACTTGCCCCCACTTCTGGGAGGCGGGGCGAGCGTGCCACTCCGCTAAGGCCGGCGGCGTTGCCTTGACGTCACTTCCGCGCGCCCTGTAAACGTCAGTCTTGGGCGCAAACAGCGGCGGTGAGGTTTGCTGGTAAAGTTTGGTTGCTTCGTTGTGAGCCATGGAGAGTGACTTTTATCTGCGTTACTACGTGGGTCACAAGGGCAAGTTCGGCCACGAGTTCCTGGAGTTTGAGTTCCGACCCGACGGTAAGAACGTCCTCTGGTCTCCAGGAGCGTGGACTGGCCGTGGGGTCGTGCGAATGGGAAGGCCGGGTTCCGGAACGTGTGAGGAGCTAGAAGAGGAAGGGATTGATGCCTGCTGTTCGGATCTGAAAGGAtcactcctgtgtcccttccaCTGGTTCTTTCCATACGTAGGGACTTCCATTTGGTGACATTTTTGACTAGAATgcttcattcagcaaacattgatTGAGTGCCTATTTTGCCAGCCTGGGGTGTAGGTGTGAATGATAAACTTCCTCTCGTGGGACATGTACTCTGGTGCTAGGAGAGagatcataaattttaaaaatgtcatatagTGACAGAGTGGTCAGAACACAAAATGATGGAATAATTGCTGATGGGCTGCTTTTAAGCAGAGTAGCCACTAGCGTGTGCTCTCTGAAAGGGTATTATTTGAACTGAACCCTGATTAACAGGAAAGAGCCGGCCTTGTGAACCTCCGGAAGAAGAACGTTCTGGACAGAGGGAGTAATAAGTGTTAAGGCTGCAGGGCATGAGCATGAATGAACTAGGCATGTTTCAGGTGGCCGGTATGTCTGAAGAGTAGTGAGCTCTGGGGAGAATAGTAGGAGACAATGTCAGATAAGTAGCCAAGAGCACAACATGTAGGTTTTTATAGGCCTTGGTAAAAAGTTTGGATTTTTGTTCTAAATGCAGCAGGAAGCAATTGgaaagttttgttgttttaaatttatttttgagagagagagacagagcgtgagcaggggaagggcagagggagatggaaacaGGTTCTGAAGGAGGtaccaggctccgaactgtcatcacagagcctgacgcggggctcaaactcgtgaacccggagatcataacctgagcgggaagtcagccacttaacggactgagccacccagacgccccagcatTTGGAGAGTTGTAAGGAGAGAAGAGATGTGATCGCTTCCTGAAAAAGCATTCTAATTATTGGGTGCAGAATGGGCAAGAGTGGAACTTATTAGGAGACTTATTAGGAGACAGTTACATGTTCCAGACAAAAGGATGTTGGTTGGAACTAGGGTGCTAGTAAAAGTGGACAGAAGGATTTAGGATACTATTGGAGGCAGAACCAAGTAGGACGTTGCTGTTCGATAGGATTTGGGAGAAGGGCCACTGTGGTGAAGGAAAAGGgatcaaagatgaaagaaaactccCATTAAGCAGCACAAAGATGAGTCAGACAAACTCCAGCTGTGGACAATGAAAAGACAGCGTTTTGGGTGCTGTGGTAGAAAGAAACAGATCAGACTCTGGAACTAAAATAAGGCACCTAATCTAGCttgagggtcagagaaagctGCCGGCCTACAATGATTTGATGAAAGGGGAGTGTTAGTCTTTAGTAACGTGTAGGAGCTGGTTATGCGGATAAGTCAAGAAGGCATTTGGACAGGCATTAACATCAGAGAGGCTGAAAACCAAAAATAGCATGGGATGTTCCAAGCAGAAACCAAGTAGTGTGATTAACTCCAGCTATGTAAGAAAGGACTATTGCAGGAGAATGCCTAAAAGGCAGGCAGGGGCACAGTTTAGCAGTTTGCCATGTtgaagaatttggattttatcatGAAGGCAGTGAGAAACTATTGTCAGTATCAGAGTATTAGAGTAACCTGTTTAGACTGATCTTTTATATCACTTTGTCTACTGTATGGAGAATGAACTGAACCGAGAGAGCCAAAGCAGTGAAGCATCAATTAATTTGACTCTTTTTACATGTGTGCCTTCtattctaaagattaaaaaatcacctatttcctttttttcttcataccCACCATATACCCTGATTAGTCTTTTggatgcacacatacacaaagggCCTTATACGCCAAATACGCTCAATGATAAAATCACAATTTTTCCATCACGAGTAGATCAGAGTGTTGCATCATcacataaaatatgtaaacagCATTTTACAGTTTTTCAGGCTGCTTTCAACTCATTTGAGCCTCTGGAGGTCCTGTTTGCAAGTAAATTACCAATTACTATTCCTGTTTTCAGCTGAGAACATTAACGTGCAGATAGGATTTGCTTGTGTTCTTTTATCACACCTGACTGCCTTTTGCAAGAATTATAATTCAGTGTCAGCAGTATTTTTGAAGCTATCTAAGAGCCTAAAGTGATGAACTGAAAAGACTGGTGGTGTTGGAACCCCGAAAGTATAAATAGTAAATCTGTTAGACACTGAAGGGAAAGCGAGTATACATTTTAAACAACAGCTGATAGTCTTGGTGAGCTAATgatgcttttttgtgtgtttttattataCATTGAATGTTTTTTACTCCTCACAGGGAAACTGAGATATGCCAACAACAGCAATTACAAAAATGATGTCATGATCAGAAAAGAGGTAATGAGCCTTCTGAGAGCCTTTCATTCACTACAGTTTAgccttttgtcttatttttgttctttctggaaGTAGTACTGAAAAAGAATAGAGAAGTATAAACATATCTGTAGACACCTGAagtttttctcacattttcttttagtttatattttctttcatagtgCTGAACCAATCACTAAATCATTTAAAGTCTTGCAAGTGTTGGTTTAAACTCTGAAGCTGCTACTTATTAACAtcactgaaggggcgcctgggtggctcagttggttaagggtccgactttggctcaggtcatggtctcacagtttgtgagttcaagccccacattgggctctctgctgacggctcagagcctggagtctacttctgattccgtgtctccctctctctctaccccttccctgctcatgctctgtctctctctcaaaaataaataaatatgaaaaaaaattaaaaaaaggaaaaacatcattGAACACATGTTAGATGCCAGGCATGGCACTTGGTATATTATGCATGATTTTGTTTTGTAAGCCTTAATCTTTCATCACTGTCTGAGTCAGAACACTTGCAACTGAAATTCCAGTTTTCAATTCGCTTTCAGGCTTATGTACACAAAAGTGTAATGGAGGAACTGAAGAGAATAATTGATGACAGTGAAATTACCAAAGAGGATGATGCTTTGTGGCCTCCTCCTGACCGAGTAGGCCGGCAGGTGAGTGTTTTAGCAACTATCCTGTAGTGCAGAAATCTTACACATAAGATGAGGTTTACTGCTCTGCCTatgacattgtgtgtgtgtgtgtgtgtctgtctgtctgtctgtctgtcatgGATCCCGACGCAAAGCAGATTACCAGCACTTTGTCTAAGGAAGCAGTCATCCCACAGGGAGGACACGCAGATAGCAGGTGGTGCTTCTGACCGACTCGAGCCCAGCCCGGGATTTCTTCATGTAACGCTCCCCACAGCCCTTCTCAGTTTTCACTGCCCACCTCACTTATGAGTAACTATTATGGACAAAGATAAATAGAACACAGCTATCTCACCAAACTAAGTATATGTGCTTAAATTCATggcttatatatttattctgaagACCGTTGTGGTAATTAAAGTAAGAGCCAGGGTCATATTTGACTGTTAATAGggaagctctgtctctctgcttcagcTGCTCCCTTCCTAATCCAGATGTCTAattgatttctttgtttcttgtcctGTATGGCCCATTTTTCCATCCTGAAGCCAgactaatcttttaaaatgtaaatgtagtaTTCcactaattttaaattctatactgccttcattccatttaaaataaaatccagaggcgcctgggtcgctcagttggttaagctccgacttcagctcaggtcataatctcacagttggtgaggttGAGCCGTATATTGGGCAtactgctgttagcacagaacctaattcagatcctctgtccccttctctctgcccctcccctgctcacggtctctctctctcaaaaatgaataaacatttattaaataaataaattataaaatccaaactcctacCTTATCTTCGACCATTCACAGAATCTCTTACTGTGTTAAGATCTTACTGACCTAATTTCTGTTCCTCAGACACAACTAGGTTGTTCTTAGTTTAGGACATTTGCATTTGCTACATGCTATCTGAAATGTTCTATCCAAGACTGTCTTTATTATTGCGGCtttaaatatcacttcctcaGTGATGTCTTGCCTATCCATCCAATCTAAAATGCtccccattgtttttttttaataagatctgttttattttcttcatagcatttattaTTGTCTGAAATTGGCTTGTTTGCTTTTATGtatcccttttccccctccccccagcagacACGCATGTACCCACACAAGTCCTTCAGTACAAggattttgcctatttttttcacTGCTGTATCTCTAATGATTAAAATAGTGCCAGTGTATGGTAAAAGCTCagtaataattacatttattaaattaatataaaaaccaaGGTAAGTTCATTCCTAATTCACCTCAGAAGGATGGGCAACTCTTGAGGAAGAGTGAAAAAAATCTTCAGTACTTTCTAAAGTAAATttctaaagttaatttttaatttatgtccATACGATTTTggaatcatatatatattttgcattaCCATTGATAACATTTCTAGCTCTATTAACTCAGTCACAGTAATCCTGTGAAGAGGACATGGTGTACTCCTGTGTGCTAGCAACAACCTTTCAGATAGGGTAATTACAGCAAAATTCAGTTCGTCAATTGAAATACTTGggagtaaatgaaaatttttaaattaaaaaaaattttttttgaggtgcctgggtgagtcagtcagttaagtgtctgacttcaactcaggtcatgatctcagtttgtgagttcgagcctcacgttgggctctatgctgacacctcagagcctggagcctgcatcagatttggtctgtctggctgtctctctctgttcctctcccactcatgctctttctctgtgtcaaaaatcaataaacattttaaaaattaaaaaaaaacaattttttttaaacctgctggctcagttagttaagcatctaactcttgaattcagcttagatcatgaatctcccagttcatgggatagagGCCCCCATCTGGCTTCGAGCCGACATcgaagagcctgcttggtattctctttctctctctttgcccctgcccccctgctctcatgctctcatGCTTctccaaaataagaataaaaaggaatgtgggggacatctgggtggctcagtcggttaagtgtctttggctcatgtcatgatct contains:
- the MAGOH gene encoding protein mago nashi homolog isoform X1: MESDFYLRYYVGHKGKFGHEFLEFEFRPDGKLRYANNSNYKNDVMIRKEAYVHKSVMEELKRIIDDSEITKEDDALWPPPDRVGRQELEIVIGDEHISFTTSKIGSLIDVNQSKDPEGLRVFYYLVQDLKCLVFSLIGLHFKIKPI